DNA from Pseudomonas putida:
TGGAATACCGCTTCGAAGCGGGCGACGAGATCGCCATCAGCGCCCTTGAACACCACGCCAACCTGCTGCCCTGGCAGCAGTTGGCGCGTCGCCGCAACCTGCGCCTGGTGGTGCTGCCACTGGATGAACACGGCCGCATCGACCTGGACCAGGCCCTGCAACTGATCGGCCCACGCACCCGCCTGCTGGCAGTCAGCCAGCTGTCCAACGTGCTTGGCACCTGGCAGCCATTGCCGGCCCTGCTCGCCCATGCGCGTGCCCAAGGCGCGTTGACCGTGGTCGACGGTGCCCAGGGCGTGGTGCATGGCCGCCATGATGTGCAGCAACTGGACTGCGACTTCTACGTGTTCTCCAGCCACAAACTCTATGGCCCTGAAGGTGTCGGCGTACTCTATGGCCGCCAGCAGGCACTGGAGCAAACGCATCATTGGCAGTTTGGCGGTGAGATGGTGCAACTGGCCGACTACCACAGCGCCAGCTTCCGTCCCGCGCCACTGGGCTTTGAGGCTGGTACGCCGCCGATCGCTGGCGTCATCGGGCTAGGGGCGACACTCGATTACCTGGCCAGCCTCGATGCCACGGCCGTGACCCACCACGAAACCAGCCTGCATCACTACCTGCTGCGTGGCCTGGGCGATCGCGAAGGCATTCGCATCCTGGGCACGCCACAAGCGGCCTTGGTGAGCTTTGTGGTGGAAGGTGTGCACAATGCCGATATCGCCCACCTGCTCACGGAGCAAGGCATCGCCGTACGAGCTGGCCATCACTGCGCCATGCCGCTGCTCCAAGGGCTGGGCCTGGAGGGGGCAATCCGCGTCTCCCTGGCTTTGTACAACGACAGCGACGACCTGCAGCGGTTCTTCGACGCCTTGGATCAAGGCCTGGAGCTGCTGCGATGAGCCTGCCCACTGCTGCCAGCCAAGCGCTGGAGCACTTCGAGCAAGCCCGGGGCTGGGAGCAACGAGCACGGTTGCTGATGCAGTGGGGCGATCGCCTGGAGCCGCTGACAGAGGCACAGAAGACCGAAGAGCATCGTGTGCACGGCTGCGAAAGCGTGGTGTGGCTGGTGGCCGAGCACAACGATGGCCAATGGCACTTCAAGGCCAGCAGCGACGCACGTCTGCTGCGCGGACTGTTGGCGCTGTTGCTGGTGCGGGTGCAGGGCTTGCCCAATGAGCAGCTGGCGCAGGTCGATCTGCGCGGCTGGTTTACCCAGTTGGGGCTGGAGCGCCAGCTCTCGCCGTCACGCAGCAATGGCTTGCATGCGGTGTTGCAGCGGATGGCCGAATTGGCGGCTTGCCCGTGATTCGGCGCTGCGCTCTTCGCGGGTGAACCCGCTCCCACAGGTTCTGTATTGCACTCAGACTTACCGCTGTGCCTGTAAACCCACAAAGGGTGCCTGGGGCCACCACAATCCGTCGCCCTTAGTTCCCACCAGGCGTCGGGGAGCGATCACCGGCTCACTCGGCCTTGACCCGCTCCGACGGCCGCCGAGCTCCGCCCACCAGTTTTTCCACCGCTTTGCTCGCCGCGACCATGCCGAAGGTCGCGGTGACCATCATCACTGCTCCAAAACCGCCCGAACAGTCCAGCCGTACGCCCTCGCCCACGAAGCTCTTCTGCAGGCACACGCTGCCATCGCCTTTGGGGTAACGCAGCTGCTCGCTGGAAAACACACAAGGCACGCCATAGTTGCGCGAGACGTTGCGCGAGAAGTTGTAGTCGCGCCGCAGGGTCGAGCGTACCCGCGAGGCCAGCGGGTCATTGAAGGTCTTGTTCAGATCGCCGATCTGGATCTGGGTCGGGTCGATCTGCCCACCCGCGCCACCGGTGGTGACGATGGAGATCTTGCGACGCCGGCACCAGGCGATCAACGCGGCCTTGGCCATCACACTGTCGATGCAGTCGATGACGCAATCGAGTTGCTCAGTGATGTACTCGATCATGGTGTCGCGGGTGACGAAGTCGGCCACCGCATGCACGGTGCACGCCGGGTTGATCGCCCGCAGGCGCTCGGCCATGACCTCGACCTTGGGCCGCCCGACCTGCCCTTCCAGGGCATGGGCCTGGCGATTGGTGTTGCTCACGCAGACATCGTCCAAGTCGAACAGGGTGATTTCGCCTACACCACTGCGGGCCATGGCCTCTGCGGCCCAGGACCCGACCCCGCCGATACCGACGATCGCCACATGGGCCTGGCGCAGGCGCTCCAAGCCTTGCTCGCCATACAGCCGGGCAACGCCGGCGAAGCGTGGATCTTCTGTGCTCATGCTCACCCCCTGAAAAAACGGCGCGCATTATATGCCAATGGGCCCGTCCCGGGGCTGTCGTGGCGCCCGATCGTGGTACCAGATTGCCCCCAGCCTGGGGCTGGTTAGTAAAGCCCCTACAAATCCTGCTTTAATATCCCACTAATCGCAGTGGTCCTGAGCAATAGCCGAGCGGCTTCAGAACTTCATCTCCAGCGGGAAATCCAAGCCGTTGCCCGCCCCGCTCACCTTCGGAATCTGAAACACCTATGTCATCACGCAAATTTGGTCTCAACCTGGTGGTGGTCCTGGCTATTGCCGCACTGTTCACCGGTTTCTGGGCACTGATCAACCGCCCAGTGTCCGCCCCCGCCTGGCCAGAGCAGATCTCAGGCTTCTCCTATTCGCCGTTCCGCCTGGGGCAAAGCCCGCAAAAGGGGCAGTACCCCAGTGACGAGGAGATCCGCCAGGACCTGGAGCAGATGAGCAAGCTGACCGACAGCATCCGCATCTACACCGTCGAGGGCACCCAGGCCGACATCCCGCGTCTGGCTGAAGAACTCGGCCTACGCGTCACCCTGGGCATTTGGATCAGCCCTGATCTGGAGCGCAACGAACGCGAAATCGCCAAGGCGATCGAACTGGCCAATACCTCCCGCAGCGTAGTCCGGGTCGTGGTAGGCAACGAGGCGCTGTTCCGCAAGGAGGTTACGCCCGAGGCGCTGATTGGCTACCTGGACCGGGTGCGCGCGGCGGTCAAAGTGCCGGTCACCACGAGCGAGCAATGGCACATCTGGAAGGAAAACCCGGAACTGGCCAAACATGTCGACCTGATCGCCGCGCACATCCTGCCCTATTGGGAGTTCGTGCCGATGAAGGACTCCCTGCAGTTCGTTCTCGACCGGGCCCGCGAGCTTAAGCATCAGTTCCCCCGCAAGCCATTGCTGCTTTCTGAAGTCGGCTGGCCAAGCAATGGCCGCATGCGCGGCGGTGCCGACGCGACCCAGGCCGATCAGGCCATCTACCTGCGCACGCTGGTCAATACGCTCAACCGTCGCGGCTACAACTACTTCGTCATCGAGGCCTACGACCAACCCTGGAAGGCCAGCGACGAAGGTTCGGTGGGCGCCTACTGGGGCGTGTACAACGCTGCGCGCCAGCAGAAGTTCAACTTCGAGGGGCCGGTCGTGGCCATCCCGCAATGGCGCGCCCTGGCGGTGGCGTCGGTGGTGCTGGCGATGATCGCTCTGACCGTGCTGTTGATCGATGGCTCGGCGCTGCGCCAGCGCGGTCGTACCTTCCTCACCTTCATCACCTTCCTGTGTGGGTCGGTGCTGGTGTGGATCGCCTATGACTACAGCCAACAATACAGCACCTGGTTCAGCCTGACCGTGGGCGTGCTTCTGGCTCTGGGCGCACTGGGCGTGTTCATCGTGCTGCTGACCGAAGCGCACGAATTGGCCGAAGCGGTCTGGATCCACAAGCGTCGGCGCGAGTTCCTACCGGTGCAAGGCGATTCGGCCTACCGGCCCAAGGTGTCGATTCATGTGCCGTGCTACAACGAGCCGCCGGAGATGGTGAAGCAGACCCTGGACGCCCTCGCGGCACTGGACTACCCGGACTACGAAGTCCTGGTGATCGACAACAACACCAAGGACCCGGCCGTCTGGGAGCCGCTCAAGGCGCACTGCGAGCGTCTGGGCGAGCGCTTCCGCTTCTTCCACGTCGCACCGCTTGCCGGCTTCAAGGGCGGCGCGCTGAACTACCTGATTCCTCATACGGCCAAGGACGCCGAGGTTATCGCGGTGATCGACTCGGACTACTGCGTCGACCGCAACTGGCTCAAGCACATGGTGCCGCACTTCGCCGACCCGAAGATCGCCGTGGTGCAGTCGCCACAGGACTACCGCGACCAGCACGAAAGCGCCTTCAAGAAGCTGTGCTACAGCGAATACAAAGGGTTCTTCCACATCGGCATGGTCACTCGCAACGACCGTGACGCGATCATCCAGCACGGCACCATGACCATGACCCGACGCTCGGTTCTGGAGGAGTTGGGCTGGGCCGAATGGTGCATCTGCGAGGACGCCGAGTTAGGGCTGCGGGTGTTCGAGAAGGGGTTGTCGGCCGCCTATGCCCACAACAGCTACGGCAAGGGCCTGATGCCCGACACCTTCATCGACTTCAAGAAGCAGCGTTTCCGCTGGGCCTACGGCGCGATTCAGATCATCAAGCACCACGCCGCCGCCCTGCTGCGCGGCAAGGGCAGCGAACTGACCCGCGGCCAGCGCTACCACTTCCTGGCCGGCTGGCTGCCGTGGATCGCCGACGGCATGAACATCTTCTTCACGGTCGGCGCCCTGCTCTGGTCGGCGGCGATGATCATCGTTCCGCAGCGGGTCGACCCGCCGCTGATGATCTTCGCCATCCCGCCGCTGGCGCTGTTCTTCTTCAAAGTCGGCAAGATCATCTTCCTCTATCGCCGTGCGGTGGGCGTGAACCTCAAGGACGCCTTCGCCGCGGCGCTGGCGGGCCTTGCGCTGTCGCACACCATCGCCAAGGCAGTGTTGTATGGGTTCTTCACCAGCAGCATGCCGTTCTTCCGCACCCCGAAGAACGCCGACAGCCATGGCTTGCTGGTGGCGATTTCGGAGGCGCGCGAGGAGCTGTTCATCATGCTGCTTCTCTGGGGCGCGGCGCTGGGCATCTATCTGGTCCAAGGCTTGCCGGGGGCAGACATGCGCTTCTGGGTGGCCATGCTGCTGGTGCAGTCGCTGCCTTACCTGGCGGCGCTGGTGATGGCGATGCTGTCGTCCTTGCCAAAACCTGGCGATGAGGCCGTCGAGGCCAAGGCGACCTGACTCCAATGCCTGGCCCAGGCTGCGCCCTGGTTCGCGGATAACTCCGCACCCGCAGGGTTGGCGGCGATCTCTGCCGGAGCGGCCCTTGTGTCGCGAAAGGGCCGCTCAGCGGCCCCATTCCCAGTGCCCGTCGTACTCGTTTGATATAAGATAACGCCCCTGTTTTCCCGCCCGCCTTGCCCCCGGAGTCCTTCATGACGGCCCCAGCCGAGCTTTCGCCCACCCTTCAACTGGCCTGCGACCTGATCCGTCGCCCCTCGGTCACTCCCGTCGATGCCGACTGCCAGGCCCGGATGATGCAGCGCCTGGGCGCCGTCGGCTTCGAGCTCGAACCGATGCGTATCGAGGACGTGGACAACTTCTGGGCCACCCACGGCAACCAGGAAGGCCCGGTGCTGTGCTTTGCCGGCCACACCGATGTGGTCCCAACCGGCCCCGTGCAAGCCTGGCAACATGAGCCCTTCGAAGCCCTGATCGATGCCGATGGCATGCTCTGCGGCCGTGGCGCAGCAGACATGAAAGGCAGCCTGGCCTCGATGGTGGTGGCCAGCGAACGCTTCGTGCGGGACTACCCGAACCACCGCGGCAAGGTCGCCTTCCTGATCACCAGCGACGAGGAAGGCCCGGCGCACCATGGCACCAAGGCCGTGGTCGAACGCCTGAAGGCGCGCAACGAGCGCCTGGACTGGTGCATCGTGGGCGAACCTTCCAGCACCAGCCTGCTGGGCGATGTCGTGAAGAACGGCCGTCGCGGCTCGCTCGGCGCCAAGCTGACCGTGCGCGGCAAGCAGGGCCACGTGGCCTACCCACACCTGGCGCGCAACCCGATCCACCTGGCCGCGCCGGCCCTGGCAGAACTGGCCGCCGAGCACTGGGACGAAGGCAATGCGTTCTTCCCGCCGACCAGTTTCCAGATCTCCAACCTCAACTCCGGTACCGGCGCCACCAACGTGGTGCCAGGCGAGCTGACCGCGCTGTTCAACTTCCGCTTCTCCACCGAATCCACGGTCGAAGGCCTCCAGGCGCGTGTGGCGGCGATCCTCGACAAGCATCAGCTGGATTGGAGCATCGACTGGGCATTGTCGGGCCTGCCCTTCCTGACCGAACCGGGTGAGCTGCTCGACGCGGTGTCTTCGAGCATCAAGGCCGTCACCGGCCGCGAGACCCAGCCGTCGACCAGCGGCGGCACCTCCGACGGCCGCTTCATCGCCACCATGGGCACTCAAGTGGTCGAGCTGGGCCCGGTCAATGCGACCATCCACCAGGTAGACGAACGCATCCTGGCCAGTGACCTCGACCTGCTGACCGAAATCTACTACCAGACCCTGGTACGGTTGCTCGCCTGATGCTCGCCTGCCCCCTCTGCCAGGCTGCCTTGACACGGCTCGACAACGGCGTCGCGTGCCCCGCCGGGCACCGCTTCGACCGCGCCCGTCAAGGCTACCTGAACCTGCTGCCGGTGC
Protein-coding regions in this window:
- a CDS encoding cysteine desulfurase; this translates as MFQPSPWRADFPAIAALQRQHQTYLDSAATTQKPQALLDALSHYYGHGAANVHRAQHLPGALATQAFEASRDKVAAWLNASDSRQIVFTHGATSALNLLAYGLEYRFEAGDEIAISALEHHANLLPWQQLARRRNLRLVVLPLDEHGRIDLDQALQLIGPRTRLLAVSQLSNVLGTWQPLPALLAHARAQGALTVVDGAQGVVHGRHDVQQLDCDFYVFSSHKLYGPEGVGVLYGRQQALEQTHHWQFGGEMVQLADYHSASFRPAPLGFEAGTPPIAGVIGLGATLDYLASLDATAVTHHETSLHHYLLRGLGDREGIRILGTPQAALVSFVVEGVHNADIAHLLTEQGIAVRAGHHCAMPLLQGLGLEGAIRVSLALYNDSDDLQRFFDALDQGLELLR
- a CDS encoding SufE family protein, giving the protein MSLPTAASQALEHFEQARGWEQRARLLMQWGDRLEPLTEAQKTEEHRVHGCESVVWLVAEHNDGQWHFKASSDARLLRGLLALLLVRVQGLPNEQLAQVDLRGWFTQLGLERQLSPSRSNGLHAVLQRMAELAACP
- the tcdA gene encoding tRNA cyclic N6-threonylcarbamoyladenosine(37) synthase TcdA yields the protein MSTEDPRFAGVARLYGEQGLERLRQAHVAIVGIGGVGSWAAEAMARSGVGEITLFDLDDVCVSNTNRQAHALEGQVGRPKVEVMAERLRAINPACTVHAVADFVTRDTMIEYITEQLDCVIDCIDSVMAKAALIAWCRRRKISIVTTGGAGGQIDPTQIQIGDLNKTFNDPLASRVRSTLRRDYNFSRNVSRNYGVPCVFSSEQLRYPKGDGSVCLQKSFVGEGVRLDCSGGFGAVMMVTATFGMVAASKAVEKLVGGARRPSERVKAE
- a CDS encoding glycosyltransferase, with amino-acid sequence MSSRKFGLNLVVVLAIAALFTGFWALINRPVSAPAWPEQISGFSYSPFRLGQSPQKGQYPSDEEIRQDLEQMSKLTDSIRIYTVEGTQADIPRLAEELGLRVTLGIWISPDLERNEREIAKAIELANTSRSVVRVVVGNEALFRKEVTPEALIGYLDRVRAAVKVPVTTSEQWHIWKENPELAKHVDLIAAHILPYWEFVPMKDSLQFVLDRARELKHQFPRKPLLLSEVGWPSNGRMRGGADATQADQAIYLRTLVNTLNRRGYNYFVIEAYDQPWKASDEGSVGAYWGVYNAARQQKFNFEGPVVAIPQWRALAVASVVLAMIALTVLLIDGSALRQRGRTFLTFITFLCGSVLVWIAYDYSQQYSTWFSLTVGVLLALGALGVFIVLLTEAHELAEAVWIHKRRREFLPVQGDSAYRPKVSIHVPCYNEPPEMVKQTLDALAALDYPDYEVLVIDNNTKDPAVWEPLKAHCERLGERFRFFHVAPLAGFKGGALNYLIPHTAKDAEVIAVIDSDYCVDRNWLKHMVPHFADPKIAVVQSPQDYRDQHESAFKKLCYSEYKGFFHIGMVTRNDRDAIIQHGTMTMTRRSVLEELGWAEWCICEDAELGLRVFEKGLSAAYAHNSYGKGLMPDTFIDFKKQRFRWAYGAIQIIKHHAAALLRGKGSELTRGQRYHFLAGWLPWIADGMNIFFTVGALLWSAAMIIVPQRVDPPLMIFAIPPLALFFFKVGKIIFLYRRAVGVNLKDAFAAALAGLALSHTIAKAVLYGFFTSSMPFFRTPKNADSHGLLVAISEAREELFIMLLLWGAALGIYLVQGLPGADMRFWVAMLLVQSLPYLAALVMAMLSSLPKPGDEAVEAKAT
- the dapE gene encoding succinyl-diaminopimelate desuccinylase → MTAPAELSPTLQLACDLIRRPSVTPVDADCQARMMQRLGAVGFELEPMRIEDVDNFWATHGNQEGPVLCFAGHTDVVPTGPVQAWQHEPFEALIDADGMLCGRGAADMKGSLASMVVASERFVRDYPNHRGKVAFLITSDEEGPAHHGTKAVVERLKARNERLDWCIVGEPSSTSLLGDVVKNGRRGSLGAKLTVRGKQGHVAYPHLARNPIHLAAPALAELAAEHWDEGNAFFPPTSFQISNLNSGTGATNVVPGELTALFNFRFSTESTVEGLQARVAAILDKHQLDWSIDWALSGLPFLTEPGELLDAVSSSIKAVTGRETQPSTSGGTSDGRFIATMGTQVVELGPVNATIHQVDERILASDLDLLTEIYYQTLVRLLA